From Gemmatimonadaceae bacterium, one genomic window encodes:
- a CDS encoding RNA polymerase sigma factor RpoD/SigA, whose translation MAATGNKKSSYEEGSLDQYLRDISVYPLISRDEEVRLAQSIRDGSQESLDKLVRSNLRFVVSVAKKYQNQGVSLSDLINEGNLGLIRAAHKFDETKGIKFISYAVWWIRQAILQALAEQSRIVRVPLNRAGTLHRIGKRANALLQELGRDPTHEEIAHGMDITEEEVAKTMAISQTHLSLDAPLTPGEDNKLLDYLPDTLNPTPDEQTFEKALTESIEEALSHLKERESKILRLYFGLDGSEPMTLEEIGALLGITRERVRQIKEKALSRLRHVSRARALESYLG comes from the coding sequence ATGGCTGCTACCGGCAACAAGAAATCGTCGTACGAAGAGGGATCGCTCGACCAATACCTCCGCGACATCAGCGTGTACCCGCTGATCTCGCGCGATGAGGAGGTCCGCCTCGCGCAATCCATTCGCGACGGCAGCCAGGAGTCGCTCGACAAGCTCGTGCGCTCCAACCTCCGGTTCGTCGTGTCGGTCGCGAAGAAGTATCAGAACCAGGGCGTCTCGCTCTCCGATCTGATCAACGAGGGCAACCTCGGCCTCATCCGCGCCGCGCACAAATTCGACGAGACGAAAGGCATCAAGTTCATCTCGTATGCGGTCTGGTGGATCCGGCAGGCGATCCTGCAGGCGCTCGCCGAGCAGTCGCGCATCGTGCGCGTGCCGCTCAACAGGGCGGGGACGCTCCACCGCATCGGCAAGCGGGCCAACGCGCTGCTCCAGGAGCTGGGCCGCGACCCGACGCACGAAGAGATCGCGCACGGCATGGACATCACGGAGGAAGAGGTCGCCAAGACCATGGCGATCTCGCAGACGCATCTCTCGCTCGATGCGCCGCTCACTCCGGGTGAAGACAACAAGCTTCTCGACTACCTCCCCGACACGCTCAATCCGACGCCCGACGAGCAGACCTTCGAAAAGGCCCTCACCGAGTCGATCGAGGAAGCGCTGTCGCACCTCAAGGAGCGCGAGTCGAAGATCCTCCGGCTCTACTTCGGACTCGACGGCAGCGAGCCGATGACGCTCGAGGAGATCGGCGCGCTGCTCGGCATCACGCGCGAGCGCGTCCGCCAGATCAAGGAAAAGGCGCTCTCCCGGCTGCGCCACGTGAGCCGCGCGCGTGCGTTGGAGTCCTACCTCGGCTGA
- the lepB gene encoding signal peptidase I, with protein MSLNEQASPSPKQESPAVEAAGTTAASATSRSISEQQKSDALRDLNRKRSGLDFLGEWAKIFLVSVLLFVVIRTFLVEAFKIPSGSMENTLQIGDFLLVNKLVYGADVPFTHKRLPRLRDPERGDVIVFNYPGDVTKYFVKRLEGVPGDTVEMRDGTLIRNSHVVSERYVEHTEPDIDPQQDEFRWQRDYLVKTAAAAGVAYRPSRNNWGPLVVPEGNYLALGDNRDNSYDSRYWGWVADSLIKGQPFVIYYSYAPDSSEHSLAWLTRIRWSRLGERIR; from the coding sequence ATGAGTCTCAACGAGCAGGCGTCGCCGTCACCGAAACAGGAATCCCCCGCCGTGGAAGCGGCGGGCACCACGGCCGCGTCCGCCACGTCGCGCTCGATCTCCGAACAGCAGAAGTCGGATGCGCTCCGCGATCTGAACCGGAAGCGCTCCGGATTGGACTTCCTCGGCGAGTGGGCCAAGATCTTTCTCGTCTCCGTGCTGTTGTTCGTCGTGATCCGCACGTTTCTCGTCGAGGCGTTCAAGATTCCGAGCGGAAGCATGGAGAACACGCTGCAGATCGGCGATTTTCTTCTCGTCAACAAGCTGGTCTACGGCGCCGACGTGCCGTTTACGCACAAACGGCTGCCTCGACTTCGGGATCCGGAGCGCGGCGACGTGATAGTGTTCAATTACCCCGGCGATGTGACGAAGTATTTCGTCAAGCGCCTGGAGGGTGTGCCCGGCGACACAGTCGAGATGAGAGACGGGACACTGATCCGCAACAGCCACGTCGTGAGCGAGCGGTACGTCGAGCATACCGAGCCGGATATCGATCCTCAGCAGGACGAATTTCGGTGGCAGCGCGATTATCTTGTCAAAACCGCCGCGGCGGCGGGTGTGGCATACCGCCCGTCGCGAAACAATTGGGGTCCGTTGGTCGTCCCAGAAGGGAACTACCTGGCGCTCGGCGACAACCGGGACAACTCATACGACAGCCGATATTGGGGCTGGGTCGCCGATTCGTTGATCAAGGGTCAGCCGTTCGTGATCTACTACAGTTATGCGCCCGACTCCTCGGAACACAGCTTGGCTTGGCTCACGCGCATCCGCTGGTCGCGGCTCGGTGAGCGGATCCGATAG
- a CDS encoding aldehyde dehydrogenase family protein: MKTFDNFIGGKWVPPVSGEYFANQNPADARDTIGRFPMSGSADVDLAVESAKRGFEEWRHTPAPARGDVLRRVGDILSARKEDIADLMTREMGKPLAETRGDVQEGIDTAYYASSEGRRLFGHTVPSELRNKWAMSFRRPIGIAGIVTPFNFPLAIPTWKMFPALVCGNACVFKPAEDVPHTGHVLVEVLLEAGLPPEVIQLVHGVGEAAGAAIVNHPSIPVISFTGSTDTGRVVGEVCGRMHKRLSLEMGGKNAMIVLDDADLDLALEGVLWGAFGTTGQRCTATSRLIVQDGVHDEFVSRLVQRARAMKLGDGRKPGTDVGPLINQDSVAKVERYIDIGQKEGADLLCGGRRPDGSALDHGYFFEPTIFARVRAGMRLEQEEIFGPVLSVIRVRTPDEAFVVNNDVRYGLSSSVYTRDVNVAMRAMNELDTGITYINAPTIGAEAHLPFGGVKQTGNGHREGGWEVYEFFSETKVGYLDFSGALQRAQIDNYLGTPD; this comes from the coding sequence ATGAAAACGTTCGACAACTTCATCGGCGGCAAGTGGGTGCCGCCGGTGAGCGGTGAATATTTCGCGAACCAGAATCCGGCCGACGCGCGCGACACGATCGGCCGATTTCCCATGTCCGGCTCGGCCGACGTCGACCTGGCCGTCGAGTCCGCGAAGCGCGGATTCGAGGAGTGGCGGCATACACCCGCGCCCGCGCGCGGCGACGTGCTGCGTCGCGTCGGCGACATCTTGTCGGCGCGCAAGGAAGACATCGCCGATCTGATGACGCGCGAGATGGGCAAGCCCCTCGCCGAGACGCGGGGTGACGTGCAAGAAGGAATCGACACCGCGTACTACGCGTCGAGCGAAGGACGGCGGCTGTTCGGGCACACCGTGCCGAGCGAGTTGCGCAACAAGTGGGCGATGAGCTTTCGCCGTCCGATCGGCATCGCGGGGATCGTGACGCCGTTCAACTTCCCGCTCGCCATTCCGACGTGGAAGATGTTCCCCGCGCTCGTCTGCGGAAACGCCTGCGTCTTCAAGCCGGCCGAAGATGTGCCGCACACCGGCCACGTACTCGTCGAGGTTCTGCTCGAGGCCGGACTGCCGCCCGAAGTGATCCAGCTCGTGCACGGCGTGGGGGAGGCGGCCGGCGCGGCGATCGTGAACCATCCGTCCATTCCCGTCATCTCATTTACGGGATCGACGGACACGGGACGCGTGGTCGGCGAGGTCTGCGGCCGCATGCACAAGCGCCTTTCGCTCGAGATGGGCGGCAAGAATGCCATGATCGTGCTCGACGACGCCGATTTGGATCTGGCGCTCGAAGGCGTGCTCTGGGGCGCCTTCGGCACGACCGGACAGCGCTGCACGGCGACGAGCCGCCTCATCGTGCAGGATGGCGTGCACGACGAATTCGTGAGCCGACTCGTCCAACGCGCTCGCGCGATGAAGCTCGGCGATGGACGAAAGCCGGGCACCGACGTCGGGCCGCTCATCAATCAGGACTCGGTCGCCAAGGTCGAGCGTTACATCGACATCGGACAAAAGGAGGGCGCCGACCTGTTGTGTGGTGGCCGCCGTCCCGACGGGTCCGCGCTCGATCACGGCTACTTCTTCGAGCCGACGATCTTCGCGCGCGTGCGCGCTGGCATGCGTTTGGAGCAGGAAGAAATCTTCGGACCGGTGTTGTCGGTGATTCGCGTCCGCACGCCGGACGAGGCGTTCGTCGTCAACAATGACGTTCGGTATGGCCTGTCGTCTTCCGTCTATACTCGCGACGTGAACGTCGCGATGCGCGCGATGAACGAGCTCGACACCGGAATTACGTACATCAACGCGCCGACGATCGGGGCCGAGGCACATCTTCCGTTCGGCGGCGTAAAACAGACGGGGAACGGCCACCGGGAAGGCGGGTGGGAAGTGTATGAGTTCTTCTCGGAAACAAAGGTTGGTTATCTGGATTTCTCGGGTGCGCTGCAGCGGGCGCAGATCGACAACTACCTTGGAACCCCGGATTGA
- a CDS encoding YajQ family cyclic di-GMP-binding protein — MPQPASFDVTTGVDLQEVDNAVNQAQKEIAQRYDFKGSSAAIEFKRAEALLGLVADSDFQMRALLEIVQSKLIKRGVSVKNLDVGEIKQAGGDTVRREIKLKTSLDSDTAKKVAAAIKDAKLKKVQAAIQGDQVRVTSPSKDELQTAIALLRSKDFGVELKFGNYR; from the coding sequence ATGCCCCAACCAGCCTCGTTCGACGTCACGACCGGCGTCGACCTCCAGGAAGTCGACAACGCCGTGAATCAGGCGCAAAAAGAGATCGCCCAGCGCTACGACTTCAAAGGCTCGAGCGCGGCGATCGAGTTCAAACGCGCCGAAGCGCTCCTCGGCCTCGTGGCCGACAGCGACTTCCAGATGCGCGCGCTATTGGAGATCGTGCAATCGAAGCTCATCAAGCGCGGCGTGTCGGTGAAGAATCTCGACGTCGGCGAGATCAAGCAAGCGGGCGGCGACACGGTGCGGCGCGAGATCAAGCTCAAGACGTCGCTCGACTCCGACACCGCCAAGAAAGTGGCCGCGGCGATCAAGGACGCGAAGCTCAAGAAGGTGCAGGCGGCCATTCAGGGCGATCAGGTGCGCGTCACCTCGCCGTCCAAGGACGAGCTGCAGACGGCGATCGCATTGCTGCGCTCGAAAGATTTCGGGGTCGAGCTCAAGTTCGGCAACTACCGCTAG
- a CDS encoding sigma-54 dependent transcriptional regulator codes for MSIARRILIVDDEQGIRATLGQLLEFEGYEVRAVANAVDGITEYQKQRPDLVFLDVKMAGIDGVEALKKIKEHDPSAIVVMISGHATIQTAVEATQLGAYDILEKPLDTDRILVTLRNALQHLDLHEENARLRETIQSRYEIVGRSYGIRLVIDKIDRVAKTPARVLVTGENGTGKELVARAIHAQSTRADGPFVEVNCAAIPSELIESELFGHMKGSFTGAVADRAGKFEQAHTGTLFLDEVGDMSLAAQAKVLRVLQDGVVTRIGGAKPTEVDVRVLAATNKNLEAEIAEQRFREDLFYRLNVVPIHVPPLRERREDIPLLVAHFVNVLTKREGVAARTVSPDAVERLAKLDWPGNVRELRNTIERLLILAAGPRVTADDVGRLGGGHDADQTGLGSLLDCKTFEEFKHAAERAFLLAKLREYDWNVSETARGLDMPRSNLYKKIERYGLTRESVT; via the coding sequence ATGAGCATTGCGCGGCGCATCCTGATTGTCGACGACGAGCAGGGGATTCGCGCGACACTCGGCCAGTTGCTCGAGTTCGAGGGCTACGAGGTGCGCGCCGTCGCCAACGCCGTCGACGGGATCACGGAGTACCAGAAGCAGCGCCCCGATCTCGTCTTCCTCGACGTGAAGATGGCGGGCATCGACGGGGTCGAGGCCCTCAAGAAGATCAAGGAGCACGATCCGAGCGCCATCGTCGTGATGATCAGCGGCCATGCGACGATCCAGACGGCGGTCGAAGCGACGCAGCTCGGCGCCTACGACATCCTCGAGAAGCCGCTGGACACGGATCGCATTCTCGTCACGCTGCGGAACGCGCTCCAGCACCTGGATCTCCACGAGGAAAACGCGCGGCTCCGCGAAACGATCCAGTCTCGCTACGAGATCGTCGGCCGGTCGTACGGCATCCGCCTCGTGATCGACAAGATCGACCGTGTGGCGAAGACGCCGGCCCGCGTGCTGGTCACGGGCGAGAACGGCACCGGCAAGGAGCTCGTCGCGCGCGCGATCCACGCGCAATCGACGCGGGCCGACGGGCCGTTCGTCGAGGTCAACTGCGCGGCGATCCCGAGCGAGTTGATCGAGAGCGAGTTGTTCGGTCACATGAAGGGCTCGTTCACCGGCGCCGTTGCCGATCGCGCCGGCAAGTTCGAGCAAGCCCACACCGGCACGCTCTTCCTCGACGAAGTCGGCGACATGAGCCTGGCCGCGCAGGCGAAAGTGCTTCGTGTCCTGCAAGACGGCGTCGTGACGCGAATCGGCGGCGCCAAGCCGACCGAGGTTGACGTCCGCGTCCTCGCGGCGACGAACAAGAACCTCGAGGCGGAAATCGCCGAACAGCGTTTTCGCGAAGACCTGTTCTATCGTTTGAACGTGGTTCCGATCCACGTTCCTCCTCTGCGCGAGCGGAGAGAGGATATTCCGCTGCTCGTCGCGCACTTCGTCAACGTACTGACGAAGCGCGAAGGGGTCGCGGCGCGGACCGTTTCGCCCGACGCGGTGGAGCGCCTCGCGAAACTGGATTGGCCCGGCAACGTGCGTGAGCTCCGCAACACGATCGAGCGGCTGCTCATTCTCGCGGCCGGACCGCGCGTCACCGCCGACGACGTCGGGCGGCTCGGCGGCGGGCACGACGCCGATCAAACGGGCCTTGGCTCGCTGCTCGACTGCAAGACGTTCGAGGAGTTCAAGCACGCCGCGGAGCGGGCGTTTCTGCTCGCCAAATTACGTGAATACGATTGGAACGTGTCCGAGACGGCCCGCGGGCTCGACATGCCGCGCTCGAACCTGTACAAGAAGATCGAGCGCTACGGCCTCACCAGAGAGAGCGTCACCTGA
- a CDS encoding Ig-like domain-containing protein produces MSAALGVVVCGYLSACGSSATTDTHPSPPSGSAASIVVNPTPILVGVGGSAQTQAHVLDASNKPVSGATPTFQSSDQSIASVNANGVVTGLHAGAATITASYGGVTGSTRATVVTPTSISGRVVAIDGGSVAGLVAGVESGAGANVQDFTGSLDATGSFQIAAPLTFGATDSMSVLVDVASGARRYHPTLALVSTSKASTAALRPMLVPKTSVFSTPAYPSSAVDVSLAQAFQRVCTDDTNANCNSFFPQLWKAAVVLWSDADLPVPLAFNTQLTTSPITATDSINLWSIIAEMQNELGRQLFVPATLSSLPAQDVNGYSRKAVLVWVDNTLTGFAGYTNWIWDGSLNMLSAKTRVTTNAALASRSLMKHELLHALGFHHTCAWTTVMGGYGCGSAQSVTKSDAAAFSLGYQTRRTILSAGPTTTLGDALRGEQLRETGIVAARTGIPGVIPIASAAPKQVFFGGRLVSADGAP; encoded by the coding sequence ATGAGCGCGGCGCTCGGCGTAGTGGTCTGCGGCTACCTGTCAGCCTGCGGTTCGTCCGCCACGACGGACACGCATCCCTCGCCTCCATCAGGATCGGCCGCGAGCATCGTCGTGAATCCGACGCCAATACTCGTCGGGGTCGGCGGGTCGGCGCAGACACAAGCCCACGTGCTGGACGCGTCGAACAAGCCGGTTTCGGGCGCGACGCCGACGTTTCAATCGTCCGACCAGTCGATCGCGAGCGTGAACGCGAATGGTGTCGTGACCGGGCTCCACGCCGGGGCCGCGACGATCACGGCGTCGTACGGCGGCGTGACGGGCAGCACGAGGGCGACCGTCGTCACGCCGACCTCGATCAGCGGACGTGTGGTCGCGATCGACGGCGGCTCGGTCGCTGGTCTCGTGGCCGGCGTCGAGAGCGGCGCCGGCGCGAACGTCCAGGATTTCACCGGGTCGCTCGACGCAACGGGATCGTTTCAGATCGCGGCGCCACTCACGTTCGGGGCGACCGACTCGATGAGCGTTCTCGTGGACGTAGCGAGTGGAGCACGGCGCTATCACCCGACGTTGGCGCTCGTCTCGACGAGTAAGGCTTCGACCGCCGCGCTGCGCCCGATGCTCGTTCCCAAGACGTCCGTCTTTTCGACGCCGGCGTACCCGTCGTCGGCGGTGGACGTGAGTCTCGCGCAGGCGTTTCAGCGCGTGTGCACCGACGACACGAACGCGAACTGCAACAGCTTCTTCCCACAGCTCTGGAAGGCCGCGGTCGTTCTGTGGAGCGACGCCGACCTCCCCGTCCCGCTCGCGTTCAACACGCAGCTCACGACGTCGCCGATCACCGCGACCGACTCGATCAACCTGTGGAGCATCATCGCCGAGATGCAGAACGAGCTGGGACGCCAGCTGTTCGTTCCCGCGACGCTGTCGTCGCTGCCGGCGCAGGACGTGAACGGCTACTCGCGCAAGGCCGTGCTGGTGTGGGTGGACAACACGCTCACCGGCTTCGCCGGTTACACGAATTGGATTTGGGACGGCAGCCTCAACATGCTCTCCGCCAAGACGCGCGTGACGACCAACGCCGCGCTGGCGAGCCGCAGTCTGATGAAGCACGAGCTGCTGCACGCGCTGGGGTTCCACCACACGTGCGCGTGGACGACCGTGATGGGCGGCTACGGCTGCGGATCCGCGCAGTCGGTGACGAAGTCGGACGCGGCCGCGTTTTCCCTCGGCTATCAGACCCGACGAACGATCCTCTCGGCCGGACCGACGACCACGCTCGGTGACGCGCTGCGCGGGGAACAACTTCGCGAAACGGGCATCGTCGCCGCGCGGACGGGAATCCCGGGCGTGATTCCGATCGCGTCGGCCGCGCCGAAGCAGGTCTTTTTCGGCGGGCGGCTGGTCTCCGCGGACGGCGCGCCGTAG